The following coding sequences are from one Halictus rubicundus isolate RS-2024b chromosome 11, iyHalRubi1_principal, whole genome shotgun sequence window:
- the Myd gene encoding stromal cell derived factor mayday isoform X2 encodes MHKITCNSALRCFRFLRWTILVPLVIYLSLLFVKYNKNVPLKSIPTASNDKDTGGSLIENLFIELEAVTASKRDDKAAGLLREDEQSIREVEEAENRENPRTLLEDIFQRADTDQDQLLDIQELAKWIHTKITDHISRAMRENVGLFTAIDNNPRNGEVSWEEYHAYFLRSHGFPESYVSSHDKKHSDMTRTLKENIMRDRARWAEAARNDPDKLALDEFLAFTHPESSHRALLQIVEDLFEKFDRDGDEELTEDEFSDLPAEGMGLDLREDKHEAMGGSEDRRQEFKHLIDKNKNGKADRTELLMYIDPRNPRHAIQEAQHLISLSDANLDGKLNLPEILSKMELFLGSKMVDTEGSFHDEF; translated from the exons CTATCTGAGTCTACTCTTCGTCAAGTACAACAAGAACGTTCCCCTGAAGAGTATACCCACAGCATCCAATGACAAGGACACCGGTGGCTCCCTGATAGAGAATTTGTTCATCGAACTGGAAGCAGTGACTGCGAGTAAAAGGGATGACAAGGCTGCTGGGCTGCTTCGCGAAGATGAACAGAGCATCAGAGAGGTGGAGGAAGCAGAGAACAGGGAAAACCCGAGAACTCTGCTTGAAGACATATTCCAAAGAGCGGATACTGACCAGGATCAGCTACTGGACATCCAGGAACTAGCTAAGTGGATTCACACAAAGATTACAGATCATATCAGTCGTGCTATGAGGGAGAACGTTGGGCTCTTCACTGCTATCGATAACAACCCCAGAAATG GCGAGGTGTCGTGGGAAGAGTACCACGCGTACTTTCTCAGGTCTCACGGATTCCCAGAGAGCTATGTCAGCTCGCATGACAAAAAACATAGTGACATGACGCGGACATTGAAGGAGAACATCATGAGGGACAGAGCTAGGTGGGCTGAAGCAGCTAGAAACGACCCTGATAAATTAGCCCTGGACGAGTTCCTGGCCTTCACTCACCCCGAGAGCAGCCACAGGGCTCTGCTCCAAATAGTTGAGGACTTGTTTGAGAAATTTG ACCGTGATGGGGACGAAGAGCTAACTGAGGATGAGTTCTCAGATTTACCTGCTGAGGGGATGGGACTGGATCTTAGGGAAGACAAGCATGAGGCTATGGGTGGCAGCGAAGACAGGCGACAGGAGTTCAAACACCTGATCGACAAGAACAAAAATGGGAAGGCTGACAGGACTGAACTCTTG ATGTACATAGATCCAAGAAATCCAAGACACGCTATACAGGAAGCTCAGCACCTAATAAGCCTGTCCGATGCAAATCTAGATGGGAAGCTGAATCTTCCTGAGATTCTCAGCAAAATGGAACTGTTCCTAGGCAGCAAAATGGTGGACACAGAAGGAAGTTTCCACGATGAGTTTTAG
- the Myd gene encoding stromal cell derived factor mayday isoform X1, with amino-acid sequence MYLSYFMHKITCNSALRCFRFLRWTILVPLVIYLSLLFVKYNKNVPLKSIPTASNDKDTGGSLIENLFIELEAVTASKRDDKAAGLLREDEQSIREVEEAENRENPRTLLEDIFQRADTDQDQLLDIQELAKWIHTKITDHISRAMRENVGLFTAIDNNPRNGEVSWEEYHAYFLRSHGFPESYVSSHDKKHSDMTRTLKENIMRDRARWAEAARNDPDKLALDEFLAFTHPESSHRALLQIVEDLFEKFDRDGDEELTEDEFSDLPAEGMGLDLREDKHEAMGGSEDRRQEFKHLIDKNKNGKADRTELLMYIDPRNPRHAIQEAQHLISLSDANLDGKLNLPEILSKMELFLGSKMVDTEGSFHDEF; translated from the exons CTATCTGAGTCTACTCTTCGTCAAGTACAACAAGAACGTTCCCCTGAAGAGTATACCCACAGCATCCAATGACAAGGACACCGGTGGCTCCCTGATAGAGAATTTGTTCATCGAACTGGAAGCAGTGACTGCGAGTAAAAGGGATGACAAGGCTGCTGGGCTGCTTCGCGAAGATGAACAGAGCATCAGAGAGGTGGAGGAAGCAGAGAACAGGGAAAACCCGAGAACTCTGCTTGAAGACATATTCCAAAGAGCGGATACTGACCAGGATCAGCTACTGGACATCCAGGAACTAGCTAAGTGGATTCACACAAAGATTACAGATCATATCAGTCGTGCTATGAGGGAGAACGTTGGGCTCTTCACTGCTATCGATAACAACCCCAGAAATG GCGAGGTGTCGTGGGAAGAGTACCACGCGTACTTTCTCAGGTCTCACGGATTCCCAGAGAGCTATGTCAGCTCGCATGACAAAAAACATAGTGACATGACGCGGACATTGAAGGAGAACATCATGAGGGACAGAGCTAGGTGGGCTGAAGCAGCTAGAAACGACCCTGATAAATTAGCCCTGGACGAGTTCCTGGCCTTCACTCACCCCGAGAGCAGCCACAGGGCTCTGCTCCAAATAGTTGAGGACTTGTTTGAGAAATTTG ACCGTGATGGGGACGAAGAGCTAACTGAGGATGAGTTCTCAGATTTACCTGCTGAGGGGATGGGACTGGATCTTAGGGAAGACAAGCATGAGGCTATGGGTGGCAGCGAAGACAGGCGACAGGAGTTCAAACACCTGATCGACAAGAACAAAAATGGGAAGGCTGACAGGACTGAACTCTTG ATGTACATAGATCCAAGAAATCCAAGACACGCTATACAGGAAGCTCAGCACCTAATAAGCCTGTCCGATGCAAATCTAGATGGGAAGCTGAATCTTCCTGAGATTCTCAGCAAAATGGAACTGTTCCTAGGCAGCAAAATGGTGGACACAGAAGGAAGTTTCCACGATGAGTTTTAG